The following proteins come from a genomic window of Streptomyces sp. Sge12:
- a CDS encoding aldehyde dehydrogenase family protein: MSDALEVLNPATEETVAVVPAATRDDVDAAVARAAAAQRAWAAAAPADRARLLRRFAAVVDGHLEELARLEVDEAGHTIGNARWEAGNVRDLLDFAAGGVERLSGRQIPVAGGIDVTFLEPLGVIGVIAPWNFPMPIAAWGLAPALAAGNAVILKPAETTPLTALRLAELALEAGIPEHLFQVLPGRGDVAGDALVEHPGVAKIVFTGSTRVGKQIMAKCADRVKRVTLELGGKSPNIVFADADLEAAAAAAPMSFLDNTGQDCCARTRILVQRSVYDRFLELVAPGIAAVTVGDPLDEKTQMGPLISRTQLERVRSFVTDDLTAIRGTAPEGPGFWYPPTLVTDVAPTAPVAAEEVFGPVAVVLPFEDEEDAVRLANATEYGLSGSLWTRDIGRALRVSRAVAAGNLSVNSHSSVRYWTPFGGYKQSGLGRELGPDALTAFTETKNVFISTEA; this comes from the coding sequence GTGTCCGATGCGCTGGAAGTGTTGAATCCGGCCACCGAGGAAACCGTCGCCGTCGTCCCGGCCGCCACACGGGACGACGTCGACGCCGCCGTCGCCCGGGCCGCCGCGGCCCAGCGCGCCTGGGCGGCGGCCGCCCCCGCCGACCGGGCCCGCCTTCTGCGCCGCTTCGCCGCGGTCGTCGACGGCCACCTCGAGGAACTGGCCCGACTGGAGGTCGACGAGGCCGGCCACACCATCGGCAACGCCCGCTGGGAAGCCGGCAACGTACGCGACCTCCTCGACTTCGCCGCCGGGGGAGTGGAACGGCTCTCCGGCCGCCAGATCCCCGTCGCCGGCGGCATCGACGTCACCTTCCTCGAACCCCTCGGCGTCATCGGCGTGATCGCCCCCTGGAACTTCCCCATGCCGATCGCCGCCTGGGGCCTGGCCCCGGCCCTCGCCGCCGGCAACGCCGTCATCCTCAAGCCCGCCGAGACCACCCCGCTCACCGCGCTGCGCCTCGCCGAGCTCGCCCTCGAGGCCGGGATCCCCGAGCACCTCTTCCAGGTACTCCCCGGCCGCGGCGACGTCGCCGGCGACGCACTCGTCGAACACCCCGGCGTCGCGAAGATCGTCTTCACCGGGTCCACCCGCGTCGGCAAGCAGATCATGGCCAAGTGCGCCGACCGGGTGAAGCGCGTCACCCTCGAACTCGGCGGCAAGAGCCCCAACATCGTCTTCGCCGACGCCGACCTCGAAGCCGCCGCCGCAGCCGCCCCCATGTCCTTCCTCGACAACACCGGCCAGGACTGCTGCGCCCGCACCCGGATCCTCGTACAACGCTCCGTCTACGACCGCTTCCTGGAGCTCGTCGCCCCCGGCATCGCGGCCGTCACCGTGGGCGACCCGCTCGACGAGAAGACGCAGATGGGCCCGCTGATCTCACGGACCCAGCTGGAGCGCGTACGGTCCTTCGTCACCGACGACCTCACCGCGATCCGCGGCACCGCCCCCGAGGGCCCCGGCTTCTGGTACCCGCCCACCCTCGTCACGGACGTCGCCCCCACCGCGCCCGTCGCCGCAGAGGAGGTCTTCGGACCGGTCGCCGTCGTCCTGCCCTTCGAGGACGAGGAGGACGCCGTACGCCTGGCCAACGCGACCGAGTACGGCCTCTCCGGCTCGCTCTGGACCCGCGACATCGGGCGCGCACTGCGCGTCTCGCGCGCCGTCGCCGCCGGCAACCTGTCCGTCAACTCGCACAGCAGCGTCCGCTACTGGACCCCCTTCGGCGGCTACAAGCAGTCCGGACTCGGCCGCGAGCTC